One part of the Vicinamibacteria bacterium genome encodes these proteins:
- a CDS encoding urease subunit beta: protein MIPGEYFFAPDPIELNAGRATRRLEVANTGDRPVQVGSHFHFFEVNRCLSFDRPAAYGMRLNVASGTAVRFEPGDTREVELVAIGGSREVIGLNRLVEGALDDAAVRAAALEAVGRFLKPSP, encoded by the coding sequence ATGATCCCCGGAGAATATTTTTTTGCCCCTGACCCGATCGAGCTGAACGCCGGCCGAGCGACGAGGCGCCTCGAGGTGGCGAACACCGGTGATCGCCCGGTTCAGGTGGGCTCGCACTTCCATTTCTTCGAAGTGAATCGTTGCCTGTCGTTCGACCGCCCAGCAGCATATGGCATGCGCTTGAACGTCGCCTCGGGCACGGCCGTTCGCTTCGAGCCCGGCGACACGCGCGAAGTGGAGCTGGTGGCCATCGGCGGGTCCCGTGAGGTGATCGGCCTCAATCGCCTCGTCGAAGGCGCGCTCGATGACGCCGCCGTGCGCGCCGCCGCCCTGGAGGCCG
- the ureA gene encoding urease subunit gamma, which translates to MHLTPREIDKLLIFSAGELARKRRARGLKLNHPEAVALITSEILELIRDGKSVAEIMSVGPTILPQDAVMEGVAEMIGEIQVEGTFPDGTKLVTIHQPIR; encoded by the coding sequence GTGCATCTAACACCGCGCGAAATCGACAAACTGCTCATCTTCAGCGCGGGCGAGCTCGCTCGAAAGCGTCGCGCGCGCGGCCTGAAGCTGAATCATCCGGAAGCGGTGGCCCTCATTACGTCGGAGATCCTGGAGCTCATCCGCGACGGCAAGTCCGTGGCCGAGATCATGAGCGTCGGCCCGACCATCCTTCCCCAGGATGCGGTCATGGAGGGCGTCGCCGAGATGATCGGGGAGATTCAGGTGGAAGGGACGTTTCCCGATGGCACCAAGCTCGTGACGATCCATCAGCCCATTAGGTGA